One genomic window of Tachypleus tridentatus isolate NWPU-2018 chromosome 12, ASM421037v1, whole genome shotgun sequence includes the following:
- the LOC143235666 gene encoding zinc finger CCCH domain-containing protein 10-like, with protein sequence MAESDNGNERGNVTARIDDDICRDFLRNVCRRGSNCKYKHPEPEKENQEGGNRDIKFCRDFQNRGCRRANCKFVHCTKREEEYYISTGKLPRHVQETLGEKVPVCKDFPTLTTHEYEMEMGGGRGIPVMGDSEFDDFGYEFQPQRKRPAFDSSFATGDGQDGPGVLLPTPGSDPMANTSMPDVQMLEGENSILRRKVEELKKQVTELTSTVEYLLEQNAQLRASKQSSMPPINPSPKSYSFQSSGPNTTRPW encoded by the exons ATGGCTGAAAGTGACAATGGGAATGAAAGAGGTAATGTAACTGCTAGAATTGATGATGATATATGCCGTGACTTTCTGCGTAATGTGTGCAGGCGGGGGTCAAACTGCAAATACAAACACCCagaacctgaaaaagaaaatcaagaaggtGGAAACAGGGATATTAAGTTCTGCCGTGATTTCCAAAATAGAGGTTGTCGTCGAGCTAACTGCAAGTTTGTACACTGCACTAAGCGGGAAGAAGAATATTATATAAGTACGGGAAAGTTACCGAGACATGTGCAGGAAACTTTAGGAGAGAAGGTTCCAGTTTGCAAAGACT TTCCGACATTAACGACACATGAATATGAAATGGAAATGGGTGGGGGAAGAGGAATACCTGTTATGGGTGACTCAGAGTTTGATGATTTTGGATATGAGTTTCAGCCACAGCGTAAACGGCCAGCTTTTGATAGTAGTTTTGCCACTGGTGATGGGCAAGATGGTCCTGGGGTGTTGCTGCCCACTCCTGGTTCTGACCCAATGGCAAACACTTCCATGCCCGATGTTCAAATGTTGGAAGGGGAAAACTCAATTCTACGACGGAAAGTAGAGGAACTGAAAAAACAAGTTACAGAATTAACTTCAACTGTCGAGTACCTGTTGGAACAGAATGCACAGCTGCGTGCATCTAAACAGTCGAGTATGCCCCCTATTAATCCATCTCCTAAATCATATTCATTCCAAAGCAGTGGACCAAACACCACCCGACCTTGGTAA